The window CGCACACTCATGCGGCTGTCGGTGCCGCGGTGGAGGCTGGACGCATGAACCAGGGCGAGTGGAAGCCGGCGGACTACCGCCGGGGCACCGAACGGATCGGCACGGTCATCGTCGCCGTGGCGGGCGCCCTCATGGCAGCAGGGGTGGTCTTCACCGTGTGCCTGCTGCTGGTCCTGCACGGCGGCAACTGAGGGGCGCGAGACAGTGGTTTTCGTAGTCGGTGACATGGAGATCGCCACGGTCGGCACGGATGGCGACGACCGGGCGATCGAGTTCCTGGTCAGGCCGGAGGGCTTCGTGGAGGAGGGTCGCTTCGCGATCTCCCGCGAGCACGACCAGGACTGGGAGGCGGCCCGCCTGACCATCGACCCCGGCTCGGGCAGCGTCCCGCTGGCGGCGGTGGAATGGGCGGTGGAGTTCGCCCGCGAGTACCTCTGAGGGGGCGGGGTCGGGTCGGGGGTGGTGGCGGTGGGTCGGGGTCGGGGTCGGGGGGTGGGGCGGTGGCTTCGGGGGGGCGGGAGCCGCGCGGACGGCATCAGAGACGCGTATGGGGGTTTCCCGTCAGTCCCATCGTCCCTCCGTGTCGAGCCGGTCCCTCAAGGGCGCTCCTTCGTCGCGTCGCTACGCGATGTCGCTGCGCTCCACCCTTGACCGACCGTCCCGACGCGGAGAGACGATGAGGCTGACGGGAAACCCCCATACACATCCCAGACCACCGCCCCAGCGGCTCCCGCCGTCCCCGAAGCCCCCGCCCCCACCCGCTACGGCCCCGCGTGAGCGGCGCGGCCCTGGAGGGCCGGCCATGCCGTCGGACGGATCCTGGGTGCGCGGTGCCTGTGGGCTTCGAAGGCGAGCAGGGCGGCTCCTGCGGCGACCGTCGTGAGGATCGGCAGTGCCAGGGCCAGCTGCCAGGTGGCCCAGGTTCCCAGGGCGGTCACCAGCGTCGCCGACGGAGCGGCGGCGACGGCCAGCAGCAGCGTGATCCTGGCCCAGAGCGGCAGCCTGCGGCTCACCGCGGCGGTCGCCAGGCCCAGGGCCACGCTCGCCGTGAGGGTCACGGCCAGGCCCACGAGGGCGGCGACGAGGGCGAGGGCCAGGGCGAGGAGTATCAGGATCAGGCCCATGTCGTGTCCACCTTCGGTCTCGTGGCAACCCGTCGCGAGGGCAGGCGGATTCGCATTCCCGCTGCTCCGGCAGGTTCACCGGAGGCCATCCTGCCAGACGATTGAACATGTTCAACAGTGCCCCCGGTGTCACCCGTAGGCCCCGGTGTCGGAGGCGGGGTCCGGCGGCGGGGGCGTGGCACGATCGCGGGATGGAGTACCGGTACGCCACCGAGGTCGATGCGCCCGCGATGGCGGAGCTCTTCGCCGCCAACCACCACGACGCGCTGAGTGAACGGCAGCGGGCGGAGCAGGGTTTCGTGCAGGGCGGGTTCGACGTCGGCGCGCTGCGGGCGATGGCCGGTGCGCGGGAGCTGCTGGTCGCGGACTACGGCGGCGGCCGGATCGCCGGTCTGCTCGCGCTGTCCGTGCCCACGGCCCTGGCCGATCCGCCGCCCCCGGTCGCCGGCCTGCTCCGGACCCAGGGGGCCCTGGACTGGCAGGGCCGCCCCCTGGCCGAGGTGCGCTGGCTGCTCTACGGGCCCGTCGTGGTCGCCGCCGCGTACCGGGGGCGCGGTGTGGCCCGGGCGCTGTTCACCATGGCCGTGGCGGCGGCAGCGGAGCGCGCCGAAGCCGTGGTCGCCTTCATCGAGGCCGGGAACGCGCCGTCCTGGAAGGTGCACGTCGACGCCTTCGGCATGGTCCCGCTGGGCGACTACGTCGTGGGCGGACGCACGTACACCGCGGTGGCCGCGCCCACCCTCTAGGGGGCTCCGGCCTCGGCTCAGGCCTCGCGCTCCAGGATCACCAGCGGGATCTCGCGGGGCCGCGCCGCGGCGCGGTCGTCCTCGAACGGGGGCCACAGGGCCGTCATCATCTCCCAGTACGTCTCGCGCTCCACCGGCGTGGCGGTGCGCGCCTGCGCCGTGAAGGCGGCGGCGCCGACCTGGAGGCGGACCTCCGGGTGGCTGCTGAGGTTCCGGTACCAGTGGGGGTGTTCCGGGGCGCCGTACGCGGAGGCCAGGACGATGTACGTGCCCGCGTCCCGGCCGTAGATCAGCGGGGTGCGGACGGTGCGGCCGGTGGCGCGGTCGAGCGTCGTCAGCAGGAGGGTGGGGACCCCGTGCCAGAGGTGCCCGTCGGCTCCCGCGGTGCTCACGTAGGCGCGGACGTGGTCGAGCCGTGGGCCGGGTCGCGGGTCGGTGGGGTGGTCCCAGTCGACATCGAGTGCGTGCATTTTCCAGTCCTTAGCGTCGTGTCCCCCTTGCGGCTAACGAGCATTAACGATTCTGGATGCGCCCGACCCGTAGCGCATGCCCACAGGTCTGGACCAAGCTCGTCGTATGGATCTGGAGCTGAGGCACCTCAAGATCGTCAGGGCCGTCGCCGACGCCGGGAGCCTGACCCGGGCCGCCACCGCGCTCGGTCTCGCGCAGCCCGCGCTCAGTACGCAGCTGAAGCGCATCGAGCGGGTGCTGGGCGGGACGCTGTTCGTGCGCGGGCGCGACGGCGTACGGACCACCGCGCTCGGGGAGCTGGTGCTGGAGCGGGCCAGGGTGCTGCTGCCCGCGGTGTGCGAGCTGCAGGAGGACGCCCGGCGGTTCGCCCTCCAGGGGGCGCACGGCTACCGGCTCGGCGGCACGCACGGGCCGCTGCTCGGCGGCCTCGTGGACCGGCTCGCCCACCGGGAACCCGGCGTGCCCGTGACCACGTACACCTCCTGGTCCGAGAAGGAGGTCGCCGGCGGCGTCGCCGACGGCCGCCTGGACTTCGCGATGGTCGGGGTCTGCGGGGAGAGCGCGCCGCCCGAGCCGGGGCGCCTCGCCTGGATGGAGGTGGCCCGCGACCCCGTGTACGTGATGCTCGCCGAGGACCATCCGCTGGCCCCGGCCCCGCGCACGGAGATCGAGCTGGCCGAGCTGGCCGCCGAGGCGTGGACGGACGTCCCCGGCGACGGCTGCTTCGGCGACTGCTTCGCCGCGGCCTGCGTGCGGGCCGGTTTCACGCCCGCCTGCGTCTACGAGACCGACACCGCCTCCTGCGTGCACCTGGTGCAGGTGGGCCGGGCGGTCGGGCTCTGCCGGGCCACCTTCCCGGTGACCCCGGGCGTGGTCACGAGGCCGCTCGCCGGGACCCCGCTCATGTGGCGGCACCTGCTGGGATGGCATCCCGCGGCGCGCGCGGCGGCCCGGGCCGCGGAGGTACTGGAGCACGCCCGGGCCGCGCACGCGCAGGCACTGGCCCGATCCGCCGGAGCTCACCCACCGGGCCTCCCGCCGGGCCGTACGGACCGCCTCCGGCGCAAAGACGGCTCCGCCCCGGGGGGCGACCCCGGTGCGGAGCTGTCGGCAGCATCCGTATCGCGCTGAGGCCGTGGGCGTCGTACCTACGGCAGATAGCGCTCGATGACCTGCGGGCCCTCCTTCTCCATCAGCTGACGCGCCTTCTCGACCCGCTCCGGAGTCGGGTCGTGGCCGGTCACCATCACGAGGTCCTCGGGGTCGTACGGTCGCTCCCCGCCTGTGAAGAGCCGGTCCGACCGTGTGGGCTGCTCGTCGGGTTCACTGACCATCGCGTACCTCCTACGTTTTTCCCCTGGCCCCATCCTCCGGCCGCCGTCCCATGAACGCACCTCGGCCGCGGGCGGGCGGCCGGGAGGCCGCCCGAAGGCGAGGGGCATAACACCGGGGGAGGGGCCAACCGGCAGCTCCCGCAGGCCGGTTCGGATTTCTACGGTTTCCGCAGACCCCCACCGGAAACCGAGGAGATCCCCCATGCTCAAGCGACACGCCCGCGCGGCGTGTACCGCCCTGGCCGCCGCCGGGCTGCTGCTGGCCGGGACCGGCGGCGCCACCGCCGATTCCGCCCCCGCCGCACCGTCGGCCGCGGCCACCCTGCGCACCGCCGACGCCCCGCCCGAGCTGCTCGCCGCCATGCAGCGCGACCTCGGCCTGACCCCCACGCAGGCCAAGGCGCGACTCGCCCACGAGGCCGAGGCGGGGGCCACCGCCGCCCGGCTGCGGATGCGGCTCGGCGCCTCCTTCGCCGGGGCCTGGGTGGACGGGGCCGATGCCGGCACCCTCACCGTGGCCACCACCCGGGCCGCCGACACCGCCGCGATACGGGCCACCGGGGCCCGCCCGAAGCTCGTCACCCGCACCCTGGCCGGCCTGGACGCCGACCGGGCCGCACTGGACCGGGCAGCCGGCCGCGCGACCCCGGTCCGCTACGTCGACCCGCGCTCGAACACCGTCGTCGTCGAGGAGACCGAGCCGGGCGCGGCCGCCGCGCTGCTGGCCGCCACTGGGACCGACGCCGCCCGCGTCACCGTGGTCCGTACGGCCGAGGCCCCGCGCCCGCTGTACGACCTGCGGGGCGGGGACGCGTACTACATGAACGGCAGCGGCCGCTGCTCCGTGGGCTTCCCCGTCACCAAGGGGTCCACGAACGGCTTCGCCACCGCCGGGCACTGCGGCCGCGCCGGGACCACCACCAGCGGCTTCAACCAGGTCGCCCAGGGCTCGTTCCAGGCATCGGTCTTCCCCGGCAACGACATGGCCTGGGTGGCCGCCAACGCCCAGTGGACCGCGACCCCGTACGTCAAGGGCAGCGGCGGCGCGAACGTGCAGGTCACCGGATCGGTGCTGCAGCCGGTCGGGGCCTCGGTGTGCCGTTCCGGATCGACCACCGGATGGCACTGCGGCACGATCCAGCAGCACGGCACCAGCGTCACCTACCCCGAGGGCACCATCTCCGGCGTGACCCGTACGACGGTCTGTGCCGAGCCGGGCGACTCGGGCGGCTCCTACATCTCCGGGAGCCAGGCCCAGGGCGTCACCTCGGGCGGTTCCGGCAACTGCTCCAGCGGCGGGACCACCTTCTTCCAGCCGCTGAACCCGGTCCTGTCGGCGTACGGTCTGACCCTCAAGGTCAGCGGCAGCGACCCGGGCCCGGGCCCCGGCCCGGGTGAGCCCGAGCCGGGCGGCACCTGGAGGGCGGGCACCGTCTACGCGGTCGGTGCCACCGTCACCCACGGCGGGGCGACCTACCGCTGCATCCAGGGGCACCAGGCGCAGACCGGCTGGGAGCCGCCGAACGTCCCGGCGCTCTGGCAGCGGGTCTGACGGACCCGCGCGAGGCCGGGATGCGGTGCCGTGACTGCCAAGGGGGGAGTCACGGCACCTGCGCGTGCCGGCGGGGCGCTCAGACGAGGACGGCGGCCAGAGTGCCGAGCGCGCCGAAGACGGTCAGCAGGCCGCAGATCGCCAGGTTCACCGTCCGGTGCTCCCAGAAGACCGCGACGAACTCCCGGATGGTGGCGCTCGGCCAGTAGTACTTCGCGGTGGGGGAGCCCAGGACCTGCCCGTTGACCCCGGTCTTGCGCGCCAGCATCGCGGCCCGGAAGGCATGGAAGTTGTTGGTGACCACCACGCAGCGGTAGCCCGGATCGTGCGCCTCCATGATCTCCCGGCTGAAGCGCATGTTCTCCTCGGTCGTGGTGGACCGGTCCTCCAGCACGATGTGCTCGGCGGGGACGCCCTCCGCGATCAGCCAGTCCGCCATCGCCCGGGCTTCGGCGACCTTCTCGTCCGAGCCCTTGCCGCCCGAGACGAGCAGCACCGGCGGCCGGCCGCTCCGGGCGAGCTGGCCCTCGTAGATCTGCTGTCCCTTGCGCAGGCGCGAGGCGAGCAGCGGCGGCACGCGGTCCCCGCCGACCAGTCCGGAGCCCAGCATCACCACGTGGTCGACGTCGCCGCGCACCTTGATCCGCCCGTAGAGGAAGGCGTAGCCGAGGAAGCAGAAGAAGACGAAGGAGACGTAGCCGGCGACCACGGTGAGCGTTCCGGCGATGCCGCCCAGAATCGGGGAGCCGCTCACCCCGACGAGGATCAGCAGCGCGATCAGCGCGAAGATCGCCAGGCCCGCGAGCATCGACAGGAGGTTGGCCGGTCGCATGCCCTCCTTGCGGACCATGATCATGCCGTTGCGGACGAGGAAGACGCCCAGCCCCAGGACGGCGAACGCGGGTGAGGCGAAGGCCAGTACGACGACCGCGACGGCCGCCCAGGTGGGCAGCTTGCCCACCTGGAGGAAGAGGGCGGAGAAGGCGCAGAGGAAGGTCAGCCCCAGGAGCACGGCATTGCTGAAGCGGCGCCGGTCCTGCCGGACGCTTATGCAGAACGCGAGGAAAAGCAGGACGGCGAGGACGAAGGCGACCATGGCGCCCATCGTAGATGCCGGATCTACCGCGGATCGCGTCCGGTTCGGCGCACCGACCGGCCCGCCAGCACCTGGGTGCGCCGCCCGTCGCGCATGACGAAGCGCCCGTCGATCAGGACGTGCGGGATGCCCGTCGGCAGGACGCGGGGCCGCTCATACGTGGACCCGGCCGCGACCGTGCCGGGGTCGAAGAGGACGAGATCGGCGCGGTATCCCGTGCGGACCAGGCCCCGGTCGGGCAGCCGCAGGCGCGCCGCGGGGCGGCCGGCCAGGTGTGCCACGCACTCCTCCAGGGAGAGCAGGCCGAGTTCGCGGACGTAGTGGCCGAGGTAGTGGGGGAAGGTTCCGTAGGCGCGCGGGTGCGGTTTCGCGCCCTGGAGGATGCCGTCGGAGCCGCCGGTGTGGACGCGGTGGCGCATGATCGCCCGGACGTTCTCCTCGTGGCCGACGTGCTGGAGGACCGTCGGCGCGAGCCGGTCCGCCAGCAGCAGCCTGCGCGCGGTCTCCCAGCCGTCCAGGCGCGTGCCGACGTACGGGGCCAGGGCGGGGTCGGCGGTGCCCGAGATCTCGATCGTCGGCCAGTCGACGGGGACCCCGTGGCAGCCGTCGGAGCCCTCGACCTCCAGCGCCCGCCGGATCCGCCCGGCCTGGTCTTCGTCGCGCAGCCGGGCGAGGACCGCCTCCGGGCCGCCCTCGTTGGCCCAGCCGGGCAGGAGGGCGACGAGGGTGGTGCAGCCGGGGGTGTACGGGTAGCTGTCGAGGGTGATGTCGGCGCCGTCGGCCAGGGCGGCGTCGAGCAGGGCGAGCAGCTCGGGGGCCCGGCCGCGGTTCTCGCCGAAGTTCATGGTGGCGTGCGCGAGGTGCAGCGCGCAGCCGGCCTCCCGGGCGAGGGCGACCATCTCGGCGTAGGCGGCCAGCGCGCCGTGGCCGTAACTGCGGTGGTGCGGGCAGTAGTAGCCGCCGTACCGGGCCACGACCCGGCACAGCTCGGTCAGTTCGGCCCCGGAGGCGTACATGCCGGGGGTGTAGGTGAGCCCGGAGGACAGGCCGACGGCGCCCTGGGCCAGGCCGTCCGCGACGAGCCGGCGCATCCGGTCCAGCTCGGCCCCGGTCGCCGGGCGGTCGTCCCAGCCGAGGACATGGGCGCGGACCGTGCCCTGGGGGACCAGGTAGGCGGCGTTGACCGCGATGCCCTCACCGCCGAAGCCGCGGTCGAGGCGGTCGAGGTACTCCCCGACCGTGCGCCAGTCGAAGTCGACGTCGTCGCCGGGGCCGTTCCAGCCGGCGATGGCGGCCCGCACCTCGCCCAGCGTGCGGTCGTCGACCGGCGCGTACGACAGGCCGTCCTGGCCGAGGACCTCGAGGGTCACGCCCTGGGCGGCCTTCGCGCTGTGGTCCGGGTCGCGGAGCAGCGCGAGGTCGCTGTGGGCGTGCATGTCGATGAAGCCCGGGGCGAGGGCGAGGCCGTGCGCGTCGAGGTTCTCGCGACCTGCGGGCAGCCTGCCGATCCCGGCGATCCGGCCCTCGTGGACGCCGACGTCGGCGGTGTACGAGGGCCCGCCCGTGCCGTCGACGACGCGGGCCCCCCGGATGACCAGGTCCACCGGCCGGCGCCTAGAAGAAGGTGCGGACGTAGTCGGTGACGGTGCCGTCGGCCTCCACGACCGGGATCAGCGGCCACTTCTCGAAGATCGTGCAGGGGTGGGACATGCCGAGGGCCACCCAGTCGCCCACGGCCACGTCCCCGGCCGCGTCGGTCTCCAGCCAGGCGTGCTGGTCGGACAGCTTGACCACGCGGACGCCGGTGGCGGGCCGCTCCTCGCCGGTGAGGGCGTCGCGCACCAGCTCGGCCTCGGGCAGGCCCAGGTCGTAGGCGATGTCGCGCTTGCCCGCGTTGACGAAGGCCTGGGTGGGTGAGGGCCGGGAGACGACCTGGGTCCACAGGCGGAAGGCCGGGCGCAGGCCGCCCTCCTCCGGGTGCCGGTTGAAGGGGGTCAGCCGGGTGTACCAGCCGTGGTCGTGGGAGACGTACGCGCCGGAGCGGAGCAGCTTGAGGACCGGGCGGGAGAGCTCCGGGAGCTCGGCGAACACGTCGGCGACCGCGTCGAACCACGCGGAACCGCCGGCGCTGACGACGATCTCCTCGAGGTCGGCGGCGAACCGGCCCGCCTTGTCGAACTCGACGGCCAGCGCGGTCAGCCGGCGCAGGTAGGCGTGGACGGAGGCGGGATCGGCGCCCGGGACCTCGGCCTCGTAGCCGCCCATGCCGACGAGGCGCAGGGTGCCGGCCGCAGCGACGGCGTCGGCCACCGCACGGCAGTCCTCGTCGCTACGGGCCCCGGTGCGGGCCCCCTCGCCGGCGCCGAGCTCGACGACGACGTCGATGCGGGCGGCCGGGGTCCGGCCCTGCAGGGAGCGGTCCATGAGCTCGACCCCGCGCACGGAGTCGACGTAGCAGACGAAGCGGAAGCCGGGGTCGGCGGCGAGCTCGTCGGCGACCCAGCGCAGCGCGGCGGGATCGACGAGCTCGTTCGCGAGGAAGATCCGCTGGATGCCGAAGGCGCGGTAGACGCGGGCCTGGTGGGGGACGGCGGCGGTGATGCCCCACGCGCCGTGGTCCAGCTGGCGGCGGAAGAGCTGCGGGGACATGCAGGTCTTGCCGTGCGGGGCGAAGGCCAGGTCGTGGCGGGCGGCGTAGGCGCCGAGCGCGCGGAGGTTGTGCTCCAGCGCGTCCGCGTCGAGGGTCAGGACGGGGGTGGTGAAGCCGCCGGTGTGCAGGTCCCGCCGCTCGGCGGCGAGCTGCCCGACGGTGAGGCCCTGCGCCTGGGCGTCCGGGGGAAGGCCCTTGAACCGGTGGTCGACCGGCTCGTCGGAGAGGTCCTTGACGGGGTCGCTGTCGCTGGCCATGCGGTGCCTCCGTGTTGCGCTTTGTGCAACGGTCGTTGCGTGTGTCGCTGCATGCTGTCTAACATCCGGCATGACGGTGGGTCAACGTGCGGAAGATCCAGCCTCACCGGCGATCGGACACGGGTCCGGGCGGATTCCGGTGCGCCGACGGAGCCGGTGGTCGTCGTGACCGTAGGGGAGGACGCGGGATGAGCCAGTCGGTCGAAAGGGCACTCGGCATCCTGCCCCTGCTCGCGCGAGGCCCCGCCACCCTCGGCGCGGTCGCCGACGAGCTCGGCGTGCACAAGAGCACCGCCCTGCGCCTCCTGCGCACCCTGCACGAACACGGCTTCGTCTACCGCCAGGCCGACGGCCGCTACCGCCTCGGCGCACAGCTCTTCGCGCTCGCCGCCGAGGCCATCGAGAACCTGGACGTACGGGAGATCGCGCACCCCCACCTGGTGGAGCTGAACAGGGCCACGGGCCACACCGTTCACCTCGCCCTCCACCAGGACGACGAGGTCGTGTACGTCGACAAGGTCGACAGCCGCTACCCGGTCCGCATGTACTCCCGCATCGGCAGACCCGTGCCCCTCACGGTCGCCGCCGTCGCCAAACTGCTCCTCGCCGACCTGCCCGCGGCCGAGCGCCGGGCTCTCGCCGACCGGATCGACTACCCCCGCTACACCGCCCGTTCGACCCCGGACGCGGCCGCCTTCCTGAGCGAGCTGGACCTCGTACGGGAGCAGGGCTGGGCCACCGATCTCGGCGGGCACGAGGAGTCCATCAACTGCCTCGGGGCGCCCGTGCACGGGCCGGAC is drawn from Streptomyces sp. NBC_01232 and contains these coding sequences:
- a CDS encoding GNAT family N-acetyltransferase, which produces MEYRYATEVDAPAMAELFAANHHDALSERQRAEQGFVQGGFDVGALRAMAGARELLVADYGGGRIAGLLALSVPTALADPPPPVAGLLRTQGALDWQGRPLAEVRWLLYGPVVVAAAYRGRGVARALFTMAVAAAAERAEAVVAFIEAGNAPSWKVHVDAFGMVPLGDYVVGGRTYTAVAAPTL
- a CDS encoding nitroreductase/quinone reductase family protein, whose translation is MHALDVDWDHPTDPRPGPRLDHVRAYVSTAGADGHLWHGVPTLLLTTLDRATGRTVRTPLIYGRDAGTYIVLASAYGAPEHPHWYRNLSSHPEVRLQVGAAAFTAQARTATPVERETYWEMMTALWPPFEDDRAAARPREIPLVILEREA
- a CDS encoding LysR family transcriptional regulator, encoding MDLELRHLKIVRAVADAGSLTRAATALGLAQPALSTQLKRIERVLGGTLFVRGRDGVRTTALGELVLERARVLLPAVCELQEDARRFALQGAHGYRLGGTHGPLLGGLVDRLAHREPGVPVTTYTSWSEKEVAGGVADGRLDFAMVGVCGESAPPEPGRLAWMEVARDPVYVMLAEDHPLAPAPRTEIELAELAAEAWTDVPGDGCFGDCFAAACVRAGFTPACVYETDTASCVHLVQVGRAVGLCRATFPVTPGVVTRPLAGTPLMWRHLLGWHPAARAAARAAEVLEHARAAHAQALARSAGAHPPGLPPGRTDRLRRKDGSAPGGDPGAELSAASVSR
- a CDS encoding carbohydrate-binding protein, whose protein sequence is MLKRHARAACTALAAAGLLLAGTGGATADSAPAAPSAAATLRTADAPPELLAAMQRDLGLTPTQAKARLAHEAEAGATAARLRMRLGASFAGAWVDGADAGTLTVATTRAADTAAIRATGARPKLVTRTLAGLDADRAALDRAAGRATPVRYVDPRSNTVVVEETEPGAAAALLAATGTDAARVTVVRTAEAPRPLYDLRGGDAYYMNGSGRCSVGFPVTKGSTNGFATAGHCGRAGTTTSGFNQVAQGSFQASVFPGNDMAWVAANAQWTATPYVKGSGGANVQVTGSVLQPVGASVCRSGSTTGWHCGTIQQHGTSVTYPEGTISGVTRTTVCAEPGDSGGSYISGSQAQGVTSGGSGNCSSGGTTFFQPLNPVLSAYGLTLKVSGSDPGPGPGPGEPEPGGTWRAGTVYAVGATVTHGGATYRCIQGHQAQTGWEPPNVPALWQRV
- a CDS encoding YdcF family protein, producing MVAFVLAVLLFLAFCISVRQDRRRFSNAVLLGLTFLCAFSALFLQVGKLPTWAAVAVVVLAFASPAFAVLGLGVFLVRNGMIMVRKEGMRPANLLSMLAGLAIFALIALLILVGVSGSPILGGIAGTLTVVAGYVSFVFFCFLGYAFLYGRIKVRGDVDHVVMLGSGLVGGDRVPPLLASRLRKGQQIYEGQLARSGRPPVLLVSGGKGSDEKVAEARAMADWLIAEGVPAEHIVLEDRSTTTEENMRFSREIMEAHDPGYRCVVVTNNFHAFRAAMLARKTGVNGQVLGSPTAKYYWPSATIREFVAVFWEHRTVNLAICGLLTVFGALGTLAAVLV
- a CDS encoding N-acyl-D-amino-acid deacylase family protein, which translates into the protein MDLVIRGARVVDGTGGPSYTADVGVHEGRIAGIGRLPAGRENLDAHGLALAPGFIDMHAHSDLALLRDPDHSAKAAQGVTLEVLGQDGLSYAPVDDRTLGEVRAAIAGWNGPGDDVDFDWRTVGEYLDRLDRGFGGEGIAVNAAYLVPQGTVRAHVLGWDDRPATGAELDRMRRLVADGLAQGAVGLSSGLTYTPGMYASGAELTELCRVVARYGGYYCPHHRSYGHGALAAYAEMVALAREAGCALHLAHATMNFGENRGRAPELLALLDAALADGADITLDSYPYTPGCTTLVALLPGWANEGGPEAVLARLRDEDQAGRIRRALEVEGSDGCHGVPVDWPTIEISGTADPALAPYVGTRLDGWETARRLLLADRLAPTVLQHVGHEENVRAIMRHRVHTGGSDGILQGAKPHPRAYGTFPHYLGHYVRELGLLSLEECVAHLAGRPAARLRLPDRGLVRTGYRADLVLFDPGTVAAGSTYERPRVLPTGIPHVLIDGRFVMRDGRRTQVLAGRSVRRTGRDPR
- a CDS encoding alanine racemase, with protein sequence MASDSDPVKDLSDEPVDHRFKGLPPDAQAQGLTVGQLAAERRDLHTGGFTTPVLTLDADALEHNLRALGAYAARHDLAFAPHGKTCMSPQLFRRQLDHGAWGITAAVPHQARVYRAFGIQRIFLANELVDPAALRWVADELAADPGFRFVCYVDSVRGVELMDRSLQGRTPAARIDVVVELGAGEGARTGARSDEDCRAVADAVAAAGTLRLVGMGGYEAEVPGADPASVHAYLRRLTALAVEFDKAGRFAADLEEIVVSAGGSAWFDAVADVFAELPELSRPVLKLLRSGAYVSHDHGWYTRLTPFNRHPEEGGLRPAFRLWTQVVSRPSPTQAFVNAGKRDIAYDLGLPEAELVRDALTGEERPATGVRVVKLSDQHAWLETDAAGDVAVGDWVALGMSHPCTIFEKWPLIPVVEADGTVTDYVRTFF
- a CDS encoding IclR family transcriptional regulator, with amino-acid sequence MSQSVERALGILPLLARGPATLGAVADELGVHKSTALRLLRTLHEHGFVYRQADGRYRLGAQLFALAAEAIENLDVREIAHPHLVELNRATGHTVHLALHQDDEVVYVDKVDSRYPVRMYSRIGRPVPLTVAAVAKLLLADLPAAERRALADRIDYPRYTARSTPDAAAFLSELDLVREQGWATDLGGHEESINCLGAPVHGPDGRVVAALSVSAPGVVVAAEGLLELLPQVLRTAEAISRDYSGAQEST